A single Anatilimnocola floriformis DNA region contains:
- a CDS encoding right-handed parallel beta-helix repeat-containing protein yields the protein MTRISRWLVQVSLIGLGLGLFVTCVWLLNVSSGSLVAQTVKEEGAKKEPTPSKPRGLAGDGVTDDAPGLQKAIDASAGAIVLPTGTYLLKKTVVIDLAKVGFTSIDGRGTATLKMVGEGPALRIVGTHGGTADPNSVKPGVWQKERAPLVRDLEIIGSSATDEKNNADGIEADGIEADGTMQLTLRGLVMRHLRHAVHLVNRNRNVLIEGCHIYENRGIGVFYDHVNLHQSNINGCHISYCRQGGVVNRGGDVRNIHISGCDIEANMGDTADSPAAANIFLDCTGGSVAEVAIVGCTIQHGSKCPDGANIRVWGEGVVERKGERLKFQCGHITIADNVLSDVQTNIELKQARGVTITGNTLWQGYKHNLVCENCTQLVIGSNLMERNPLYGYTSEANNTAVIKNCSDSTISGLQLHHPMGGEPGLLVEKCQRLNITGCTFLDCRPAAVELRDVSDSRLSDCLIQDDLKPAAESAAVIIRGGRGNMVVDNRVPGGIVVDDKNAHHMEGNYQK from the coding sequence ATGACCAGAATTTCGCGTTGGCTCGTCCAGGTGTCGCTGATTGGGCTCGGTTTGGGGCTATTCGTGACCTGCGTTTGGCTGCTGAATGTCAGTTCTGGGTCGCTTGTCGCGCAGACAGTCAAGGAAGAAGGGGCGAAAAAAGAACCCACGCCGTCGAAGCCGCGCGGCCTGGCCGGCGACGGCGTGACCGACGATGCGCCGGGGCTGCAGAAGGCCATCGATGCCTCGGCGGGCGCGATCGTGTTGCCGACGGGGACTTACCTGCTGAAAAAGACCGTCGTCATCGATCTCGCCAAGGTGGGCTTCACGTCGATCGATGGCCGGGGCACCGCGACCTTGAAGATGGTTGGCGAAGGGCCGGCGCTGCGAATCGTCGGCACCCACGGCGGCACGGCCGATCCCAATTCGGTGAAGCCCGGCGTGTGGCAAAAGGAACGCGCGCCGCTGGTACGCGATCTCGAGATCATCGGCAGTTCGGCCACCGATGAAAAGAACAACGCCGACGGCATCGAAGCCGATGGCATCGAAGCCGATGGCACGATGCAGTTGACGCTGCGTGGTCTGGTGATGCGGCACTTGAGGCATGCGGTTCACCTGGTCAATCGCAATCGCAACGTGCTGATCGAGGGTTGTCACATTTACGAGAACCGCGGCATTGGCGTTTTCTACGACCACGTCAATTTGCATCAGTCGAATATCAACGGCTGTCACATCAGCTATTGCCGGCAAGGTGGCGTGGTGAATCGCGGCGGCGATGTCCGGAATATTCACATCAGCGGCTGCGACATCGAAGCCAACATGGGCGATACGGCCGATTCCCCCGCGGCGGCCAACATTTTCCTCGATTGCACCGGCGGTAGCGTCGCCGAAGTGGCCATCGTCGGTTGCACAATTCAGCACGGTTCGAAATGCCCAGACGGTGCGAATATTCGCGTTTGGGGCGAAGGCGTTGTCGAGCGGAAAGGAGAACGGCTGAAGTTTCAATGCGGCCATATCACGATTGCCGACAATGTTCTGTCTGATGTGCAAACCAACATCGAGTTGAAGCAAGCCCGCGGGGTGACGATCACCGGGAATACGCTCTGGCAGGGCTACAAGCACAACCTGGTTTGCGAAAATTGCACGCAGCTGGTGATCGGCAGCAACCTGATGGAGCGAAATCCGCTGTATGGTTACACGAGTGAAGCCAACAACACGGCAGTGATCAAAAATTGCTCCGATTCGACGATCAGCGGCCTGCAACTGCATCACCCGATGGGTGGTGAGCCGGGATTACTCGTCGAGAAGTGCCAACGTTTGAATATTACCGGCTGTACTTTTCTTGATTGCCGGCCGGCGGCGGTCGAGTTGCGCGATGTTAGCGACAGCCGACTCTCCGACTGTTTGATTCAAGACGATTTGAAACCTGCGGCTGAATCGGCGGCAGTCATCATCCGCGGAGGCCGCGGCAATATGGTGGTCGACAATCGCGTGCCCGGAGGTATCGTTGTCGACGACAAAAATGCTCATCACATGGAAGGCAACTATCAAAAATGA
- a CDS encoding methylglyoxal synthase: MIALIAHDQLKPTLLEFVRQHRDVFAAHRLVATGSTGRLIADELQLDIERVAHGPAGGDLIIGGRVAEGKVIAVFFFRDPLTAQPHEPDVSALMRVCDVHSVPLATNSATGLAVVEWLKRKS; the protein is encoded by the coding sequence ATGATCGCCCTCATCGCTCACGATCAACTCAAACCCACGCTGCTGGAATTTGTCCGGCAGCATCGCGACGTTTTTGCCGCGCATCGGCTGGTCGCCACCGGCAGCACTGGCCGGCTGATTGCCGATGAGTTGCAACTCGATATCGAACGCGTGGCCCACGGCCCCGCTGGTGGCGACTTGATCATTGGTGGCCGAGTCGCCGAGGGAAAAGTGATCGCCGTCTTTTTCTTCCGCGATCCACTCACCGCCCAGCCGCACGAGCCCGACGTTTCGGCATTGATGCGGGTCTGCGATGTTCACAGCGTGCCGCTAGCCACGAACTCCGCAACGGGGCTCGCCGTTGTAGAATGGCTAAAGCGAAAAAGCTAA
- a CDS encoding J domain-containing protein has translation MSKDFYKTLGVSKGASAEEIQKAYRNLARKYHPDLNPDDKTAKQKFQDVQQAYETLNDPKKKQMYDQFGSDYDQMGGGAPGGGFPGGNPFGGGGGGQVPPGFEHMFGGGGGGAAGGISLEDLMRQFGMGGGGGGGGFEGGGGGRKRGRKQQPTPGQDVQHELEIPFRTSVVGGKVSLTMNRPGGNRETIDVSIPAGIESGKTIRYRGLGEDSPNGGPKGDLLITVRVGEHESFTRQGLDLTVKVPVTIAEACLGGKVEVPSPHGTLTLTIPAGTSSGKKIRAKGQGIHAKDGTQGDLYAELMIVVPKKLSSKETELVKELGELSAETPRENLHF, from the coding sequence ATGAGCAAGGACTTTTACAAAACGCTCGGTGTGAGCAAAGGCGCATCTGCCGAGGAAATTCAGAAGGCCTATCGCAATCTCGCGCGCAAGTATCATCCCGACCTGAATCCGGACGACAAAACGGCCAAGCAAAAGTTTCAGGACGTGCAGCAAGCCTACGAAACGCTGAACGATCCGAAAAAGAAACAGATGTACGACCAGTTCGGCAGCGATTACGACCAGATGGGTGGCGGCGCGCCCGGCGGCGGTTTTCCCGGTGGCAATCCGTTTGGTGGCGGTGGCGGCGGACAAGTGCCGCCCGGCTTCGAACATATGTTCGGCGGCGGGGGCGGTGGTGCTGCCGGCGGCATCTCGCTCGAAGATCTCATGCGTCAGTTCGGCATGGGCGGCGGAGGCGGCGGTGGTGGTTTTGAAGGTGGCGGTGGCGGCCGCAAACGCGGTCGAAAGCAACAACCGACGCCCGGCCAGGATGTTCAACACGAATTGGAAATTCCCTTTCGCACTTCGGTCGTCGGCGGCAAAGTCAGCCTGACGATGAATCGCCCGGGCGGCAATCGCGAGACAATCGACGTTTCGATTCCCGCCGGCATCGAGTCGGGTAAAACGATTCGCTACCGCGGTCTCGGTGAGGATTCGCCCAACGGCGGTCCGAAGGGTGATCTGCTCATCACGGTTCGCGTCGGCGAGCACGAATCTTTCACGCGGCAAGGTCTCGACCTGACCGTGAAGGTGCCGGTGACCATCGCCGAAGCTTGCCTCGGCGGCAAAGTGGAAGTGCCGTCGCCGCACGGCACACTGACCCTGACGATTCCCGCCGGCACGTCGAGCGGCAAAAAGATCCGCGCGAAGGGACAAGGCATTCACGCCAAAGATGGTACGCAGGGCGACCTGTACGCCGAACTGATGATCGTCGTGCCGAAGAAACTGAGCAGCAAGGAAACCGAACTCGTCAAGGAACTTGGCGAACTAAGCGCCGAAACGCCGCGCGAAAATCTGCATTTCTAA
- a CDS encoding DUF1553 domain-containing protein, with protein sequence MHVRIATLAILLFAAATVQAAEVDFARDIAPLLEQRCLRCHNDETRKAGLSLVSREVAIKGGESGAALEPGKPAGSLLIDMIAGDKPLMPAQGEKLTAEQVKLFEAWIAAGARWPAERKLVERAPLRANWWSLQPIARPALPAVKNVDWPKNPIDHFILAALEQKGLQPSPPADRRVLLRRLSLDTWGLPPSLVEVKNFAADPNPLAYEQLVDERLTSLLFGQRYAHHWLDVVRFAESHGFEMNNERPNAWPYRDYVIAAFQHDKPYDQFLREQLAGDVVGSEIATGFLVAGAWDQVRSPDPVLSANQRADELHDIVSATSATFLGLTVGCARCHDHKFDPVPQTDYYALKAIFEGVQHGERDLAATTSPERMQQLAKLQAERNELDKQLLALEPLALPEQNAPRRKVVVATTNYDRIAPIEAQFVRFTALASNSAEPCLDELEVLSADDGRNVALAKNGTTATASGTYAGNPKHQLAHINDGKFGNDFSWISNEAGRGWVELKLAKPERISGFRWGRDQLPQPKYADRVATEYKIETSLDGESWKMAASSSDRATKDKPQVAADLPELAAFLARRQAIEKEMTSAAVTTKAYAGRMQMPGATLRFHRGDPLQPREAIAPRALSAINIPFELSASATEPQRRLALANWLVDKQQPLTARVIVNRLWQWHFGEGLVDTPSDFGVNGTRPTHPELLDWLAAELIDSGWSLRHIHRLILTSATYQQASAAREDGLAVDAGSRFLWRFPPRRLEAEALRDTMLQTSGVLDLSAGGPGFSPFEPNANYVRVYTPKQKFSATDFRRMIYMTKVRMQVDPTFGAFDCPDGGQVAPKRSRSTTPLQALNLLNSQLLLTQVEMFAARLSRESGDPAVQVKLGFAIAFQRTPDLAELNACVEAIKSEGLPVFCRALLNSNEFVFLE encoded by the coding sequence ATGCACGTGAGAATCGCGACGCTCGCCATCCTGCTCTTTGCTGCCGCGACCGTGCAGGCAGCAGAGGTCGACTTTGCTCGCGATATCGCGCCGCTCCTCGAGCAGCGCTGCCTGCGTTGTCATAACGACGAAACTCGCAAAGCCGGTCTGTCGCTCGTCTCGCGCGAGGTTGCCATCAAAGGTGGCGAAAGTGGCGCGGCGCTCGAGCCGGGCAAACCGGCGGGGAGTCTGTTGATCGATATGATCGCTGGCGATAAACCGCTCATGCCGGCGCAAGGCGAAAAGCTGACGGCGGAACAGGTGAAGCTCTTTGAAGCCTGGATCGCCGCCGGCGCGCGTTGGCCCGCTGAGCGCAAACTCGTCGAACGAGCACCATTGCGAGCCAATTGGTGGTCTCTGCAACCGATCGCACGGCCCGCGCTACCAGCCGTAAAGAATGTCGATTGGCCAAAGAATCCAATCGATCATTTCATTCTCGCCGCGCTCGAGCAGAAAGGCCTGCAGCCTTCGCCCCCTGCCGATCGCCGCGTGCTGCTTCGTCGCTTGTCGCTCGACACTTGGGGGCTGCCACCGTCGCTGGTCGAAGTTAAGAACTTCGCTGCCGATCCCAACCCGCTCGCTTATGAACAACTCGTCGACGAGCGATTGACCTCGCTCCTCTTCGGCCAGCGTTATGCTCACCATTGGCTCGATGTGGTCCGTTTCGCCGAGTCGCATGGCTTTGAAATGAACAACGAACGGCCGAATGCCTGGCCGTATCGCGATTACGTAATCGCAGCTTTTCAGCACGACAAGCCCTACGATCAATTCCTCCGCGAACAGCTCGCCGGCGATGTGGTCGGCAGCGAAATCGCCACCGGCTTTCTCGTCGCCGGCGCCTGGGATCAGGTTCGCAGTCCCGATCCCGTTTTGAGTGCCAATCAGCGAGCCGACGAACTGCACGACATTGTGAGTGCGACGAGTGCGACTTTTCTCGGACTGACCGTCGGTTGTGCTCGTTGCCACGATCACAAGTTCGATCCCGTGCCGCAGACCGATTACTACGCGCTGAAGGCCATCTTCGAAGGCGTGCAGCACGGCGAACGAGATCTCGCGGCGACGACTTCGCCGGAACGCATGCAGCAACTCGCCAAGCTGCAAGCCGAGCGGAATGAACTCGACAAGCAACTCCTCGCGCTCGAGCCGCTCGCTCTGCCCGAGCAAAACGCGCCGCGGCGAAAAGTGGTCGTGGCGACGACGAACTACGATCGCATCGCGCCGATTGAGGCTCAGTTCGTGCGATTCACCGCGCTCGCCTCGAACTCCGCCGAACCGTGTCTTGATGAGCTCGAGGTTCTCTCCGCCGATGATGGCCGCAACGTCGCACTCGCCAAAAACGGTACGACTGCGACGGCATCGGGAACGTACGCAGGCAACCCGAAGCATCAACTTGCGCACATCAACGACGGCAAGTTCGGCAACGACTTCAGTTGGATTTCGAACGAAGCGGGCCGCGGCTGGGTGGAGTTGAAGTTGGCAAAGCCGGAGCGAATCAGTGGTTTCCGCTGGGGCCGCGATCAGCTGCCGCAGCCGAAGTATGCGGATCGGGTCGCAACGGAATACAAGATCGAAACGTCCCTCGACGGTGAGTCGTGGAAGATGGCGGCGAGCAGTTCCGATCGGGCGACAAAAGACAAGCCGCAGGTTGCCGCTGATTTGCCGGAGCTCGCCGCGTTTCTCGCGCGACGCCAGGCGATCGAAAAAGAGATGACATCGGCAGCCGTCACGACCAAGGCCTACGCGGGCCGCATGCAGATGCCCGGCGCGACGCTGCGGTTCCATCGCGGCGATCCACTGCAACCGCGCGAAGCCATCGCGCCGCGGGCCCTCTCGGCGATCAACATTCCGTTTGAACTCTCAGCCAGCGCTACCGAGCCGCAGCGACGACTCGCGCTGGCCAATTGGCTAGTCGACAAGCAACAGCCGCTCACGGCCCGCGTGATCGTCAATCGACTCTGGCAATGGCACTTCGGCGAAGGCCTGGTCGATACGCCGAGCGACTTCGGCGTGAATGGCACGCGGCCGACGCATCCGGAGTTGCTCGATTGGCTCGCTGCCGAGCTGATCGACAGCGGCTGGAGTTTGCGGCACATCCATCGCCTGATTCTCACCTCGGCCACTTATCAGCAAGCGAGCGCTGCTCGCGAGGACGGTCTCGCCGTCGATGCCGGTTCGCGATTTCTCTGGCGGTTCCCGCCGCGCCGTCTCGAAGCCGAAGCGCTGCGCGACACGATGCTGCAGACCAGCGGCGTACTCGATCTCTCGGCTGGCGGACCGGGCTTTAGTCCGTTCGAGCCGAATGCGAACTACGTGCGGGTCTACACGCCGAAGCAGAAGTTTTCGGCGACCGATTTTCGGCGGATGATCTACATGACGAAGGTGCGGATGCAGGTCGATCCGACGTTCGGGGCGTTCGATTGTCCCGACGGCGGACAAGTAGCGCCGAAGCGGAGTCGTAGCACGACGCCATTGCAGGCGCTCAATCTGTTGAATAGCCAGTTGCTGCTGACGCAGGTCGAGATGTTTGCGGCGCGCCTGTCGCGAGAGTCTGGTGATCCTGCGGTGCAAGTGAAACTGGGTTTTGCGATTGCGTTTCAGCGGACGCCAGACTTGGCAGAATTGAATGCATGTGTCGAGGCAATCAAATCAGAAGGGTTGCCGGTTTTTTGCCGGGCGCTGCTGAATAGCAATGAGTTTGTTTTCTTGGAGTAA
- a CDS encoding AIR synthase related protein: protein MKPLDYHSSGVNYDVLDEFKRHCQRSAATTTGLLAKHGVTEPAGIRGESAYLLETPDEYIAHVEEGLGTKNLVADALLKLTGECHYHAIGVDTVASIVNDLITVGALPLSIAMHAAVGNASWFENTNRARDLAEGFAEGCRQSGAVWGGGETPALKNLVCDDTIVLAGSTLGRIKPKELRIAGQLQAGDAMVFLASSGIHANGLTLCRDLASRLPQGYLTPVTESQNFAQALLAPTRIYVPFIEACQEAGIQLKYAVNLTGHGWRKLMRLDEPWIYRCKRLTGEGIPPLPIFDFIAQHAGLDAKGMYGTFNMGLGFAVYVSPVDAMHCVGIARQVGLPAWIGGVIEQGTDAAGKPRRAVEIEQLGIAFEGDSLQIRA from the coding sequence ATGAAGCCTCTCGATTATCATTCATCCGGTGTGAATTACGACGTTCTGGACGAGTTCAAGCGTCACTGTCAGCGGTCGGCTGCCACGACGACGGGCTTGCTGGCGAAGCATGGCGTGACCGAGCCGGCGGGTATCCGCGGCGAGAGCGCCTATCTGCTCGAAACGCCCGACGAGTACATCGCCCACGTCGAAGAGGGCCTCGGCACGAAGAATCTCGTGGCCGATGCGCTCCTCAAGCTCACAGGCGAATGTCATTACCACGCGATCGGCGTCGATACGGTGGCCTCGATCGTCAACGATCTAATCACGGTCGGTGCGCTCCCTCTGTCGATCGCCATGCACGCTGCCGTCGGCAATGCGAGCTGGTTTGAAAACACCAACCGCGCCCGCGACCTGGCCGAAGGGTTTGCCGAAGGCTGCCGTCAGAGCGGCGCGGTGTGGGGCGGCGGCGAAACGCCCGCGCTGAAGAATCTGGTATGTGACGACACGATCGTCCTCGCCGGTTCCACGCTCGGCCGGATCAAGCCGAAAGAATTGCGGATTGCTGGGCAACTGCAGGCCGGCGATGCCATGGTCTTTCTCGCCAGCAGCGGCATTCATGCGAATGGGCTCACGCTCTGCCGCGATCTCGCTTCGCGTTTGCCGCAAGGTTATCTCACGCCGGTAACGGAGTCGCAGAACTTCGCTCAAGCCTTACTCGCGCCGACGCGGATCTATGTGCCGTTCATCGAGGCCTGCCAGGAAGCGGGCATCCAGCTGAAGTATGCCGTGAATCTCACGGGCCATGGTTGGCGCAAGTTGATGCGTCTCGACGAGCCGTGGATCTATCGCTGCAAGCGTTTGACTGGCGAGGGAATTCCGCCGCTGCCGATTTTTGATTTCATCGCGCAGCACGCGGGCCTCGACGCCAAGGGGATGTACGGCACGTTTAACATGGGCCTTGGCTTTGCGGTGTATGTTTCGCCAGTCGACGCCATGCATTGCGTCGGCATCGCTCGCCAGGTCGGTTTGCCCGCTTGGATTGGCGGCGTGATTGAACAAGGAACCGATGCCGCCGGTAAGCCGCGCCGCGCGGTCGAGATTGAGCAACTCGGAATCGCCTTTGAAGGTGATTCGCTCCAGATCCGTGCTTAA
- a CDS encoding M48 family metallopeptidase — protein sequence MPITVICEDCSHQLVVGDQMAGKQGLCPNCKTVLTVPAQIDAAAQKAIGHSVATAGAHTAVRSVPVTTVTKHQSAVAPAAPAAAANDALQGPALRAAVMNGFRGSFPPVPTAHNYKLGMFLTASFMVLLPLVYLLVIFAVGGGVLWHLSNNHVMLHGVRGRGAMIVFAIYIAPAIIGAIIVAFMFKPFFAWPGRQGRTRSVTQQSDPLLFEFVEKICELVGSPRPRRIDVDCDINASASFRNGWLSLLGDDMVLRIGMPLAAGLSLQQFAGVLAHEFGHFSQGFGMRLTYVVRSINGWFTRVVFERDAWDEWLQEAAPSLDLRISWILYLAMAGIWLSRRILWCLMYSGHLVAGYMLRQMEFDADRYEARLAGSETFGATCRQLRLLQFAWQGAQADLNTYSREGRLADNLPRLLMANLKQLPPEAKQAVEEIIAKEKGSLFDSHPPDQDRIASAQAEQAPGVFFSNLPATAIFGHFDAISRGVTEDLYRSIFGPDFQSTAMHATDGLLARSEKEQVRSEARDRFFAGAFTPLRAIRFPSLYEAQQASGNYWKEELVAARNTMQQLAPACREAIKQLDAADDRLVEILQAKSLQSCNVRIQIESLRKFGGDASMLQARQQVTFLTGKIGNQLQPFEEAAGKRLRANLFLLQNPAIAARVPNAAELFAEGKRLAELANQIANFHSSLFELRNTNAVMSVLWHHVEGNRRNDALIREIIDYSNRMHRQLLELRAQFSNVNYPFDHAEGQMTVSQFLMRTIPPSDELGQIYEAADSLGPKLLELNTKLLGRLCTLAETVEAVFKLPPLEGAPA from the coding sequence GTGCCGATTACTGTCATTTGTGAGGACTGCAGCCATCAGTTGGTCGTGGGCGATCAGATGGCGGGCAAGCAAGGCTTGTGTCCGAATTGCAAAACGGTTCTCACGGTTCCGGCTCAGATCGATGCGGCTGCACAGAAAGCGATCGGTCACTCGGTGGCGACGGCTGGCGCACATACTGCGGTGCGGTCTGTCCCCGTGACCACCGTCACCAAACATCAATCCGCTGTCGCGCCGGCCGCACCTGCTGCTGCAGCGAACGATGCCTTGCAAGGTCCTGCGCTGCGCGCTGCGGTGATGAACGGTTTTCGCGGCTCGTTTCCGCCGGTGCCGACGGCGCACAACTACAAGCTGGGGATGTTTCTCACGGCTTCATTTATGGTGCTGTTGCCGCTGGTTTATTTGCTCGTGATCTTTGCCGTGGGTGGCGGCGTGCTGTGGCACTTGTCGAACAATCACGTGATGTTGCACGGCGTGCGGGGCCGTGGCGCGATGATTGTCTTTGCCATTTACATAGCGCCGGCGATTATCGGCGCCATCATTGTGGCCTTCATGTTCAAGCCGTTCTTTGCCTGGCCCGGCCGGCAGGGACGAACTCGCAGTGTGACGCAGCAGAGCGATCCGCTACTGTTCGAATTTGTCGAGAAGATCTGCGAGCTCGTCGGCTCGCCGCGGCCGCGGCGGATCGACGTCGATTGCGATATCAACGCCTCGGCCAGTTTTCGCAACGGCTGGCTGAGCCTGCTCGGCGACGACATGGTGCTGCGCATCGGCATGCCGCTGGCGGCCGGTTTGTCGCTGCAGCAATTCGCCGGTGTGCTCGCGCACGAGTTCGGCCATTTCAGCCAGGGGTTTGGCATGCGGCTGACGTATGTCGTGCGTTCGATCAACGGCTGGTTCACGCGCGTCGTCTTCGAGCGCGACGCCTGGGACGAATGGCTGCAGGAAGCCGCACCGTCGCTCGACCTGCGCATCAGCTGGATTCTGTATCTGGCGATGGCGGGCATTTGGCTGTCGCGGCGGATTCTGTGGTGCCTGATGTACTCGGGGCATCTCGTCGCCGGTTATATGCTGCGGCAGATGGAATTCGATGCCGATCGCTACGAAGCGCGGCTGGCCGGCAGTGAAACCTTTGGCGCGACTTGCCGACAATTGCGACTGCTGCAGTTTGCCTGGCAGGGCGCGCAGGCCGATCTGAACACTTACTCGCGCGAAGGCCGCTTGGCCGATAACTTGCCGCGGCTGCTGATGGCCAATCTGAAACAGCTCCCGCCCGAAGCCAAACAAGCCGTGGAAGAAATCATCGCCAAAGAAAAGGGCTCGCTGTTCGATTCGCATCCGCCCGATCAAGATCGCATCGCTTCGGCGCAAGCCGAGCAAGCGCCGGGCGTGTTCTTCAGCAACTTGCCGGCAACGGCGATTTTTGGCCACTTCGATGCCATCTCCCGCGGTGTGACCGAGGATCTCTATCGCAGCATCTTCGGCCCAGACTTTCAATCGACCGCCATGCACGCCACCGACGGCTTGCTGGCCCGCAGCGAGAAAGAGCAGGTTCGCTCGGAAGCCCGCGATCGTTTCTTCGCCGGCGCCTTCACGCCGCTCCGCGCAATCCGCTTCCCTTCGCTGTACGAAGCGCAGCAAGCTTCGGGAAATTATTGGAAGGAAGAGTTGGTCGCCGCGCGCAACACCATGCAGCAACTGGCGCCCGCCTGCCGCGAAGCGATCAAACAACTCGACGCCGCCGACGATCGTCTGGTCGAAATCCTGCAGGCCAAGTCGCTGCAGTCGTGCAACGTCCGCATTCAGATCGAATCGCTCCGCAAATTCGGCGGCGATGCGAGCATGCTGCAAGCCCGGCAGCAGGTGACTTTCCTCACCGGCAAGATCGGCAATCAACTCCAGCCGTTCGAAGAAGCAGCCGGCAAACGGCTGCGCGCCAATCTCTTCCTGCTGCAAAATCCCGCCATCGCCGCCCGCGTGCCGAATGCTGCCGAACTATTCGCCGAAGGGAAACGTCTCGCCGAGCTCGCCAATCAGATCGCCAATTTTCACAGCTCGCTGTTTGAGCTGCGAAATACCAACGCGGTCATGTCCGTTCTCTGGCATCACGTCGAAGGGAACCGTCGCAACGACGCGCTGATCCGCGAGATCATCGATTATTCGAACCGCATGCATCGGCAGTTGCTCGAGCTCCGCGCGCAGTTCAGCAACGTCAATTACCCGTTCGATCACGCCGAAGGCCAGATGACCGTCAGCCAATTCCTGATGCGCACCATTCCGCCCAGCGACGAGCTCGGCCAAATTTACGAAGCAGCCGATTCTCTCGGACCCAAGCTGCTGGAGCTCAACACCAAGCTCCTCGGCCGCTTGTGCACGCTGGCTGAAACGGTTGAAGCGGTGTTTAAATTGCCGCCGCTCGAAGGAGCACCGGCGTAA
- a CDS encoding DUF6998 domain-containing protein: MGKRSSLPKTTAQSSAGRCRSLPRNKRWQLLRKFLRIYLGRERPFALETPSELPMALTQMQLIQSLGEALAWLERELNWGVPPTELRHLCGRIGELYVAMLTNGQMATEVNQRGYDVVSGGGERISVKTTAQTGYDGHATFNPNSLDQVDRIVVLRINTEEMQVEVLVDGSVNEVRKLMGGDGNKLALPYRKLVKRTKPESVIPAIKQVEINGYVVKELESGTIEVLRGEIPQHPAKPILREIASSLNIGLLNANGNPHNTRSLGSQIVKSVQELTAIPPGEQS; the protein is encoded by the coding sequence ATGGGAAAACGCTCTTCACTGCCGAAGACTACGGCCCAATCCAGCGCTGGAAGATGCCGATCCCTGCCGAGGAATAAGCGCTGGCAGTTGTTAAGGAAATTCCTGCGGATTTATCTTGGCCGCGAACGTCCTTTCGCGCTTGAAACTCCTAGTGAGTTACCGATGGCATTGACCCAAATGCAGCTGATTCAATCCCTGGGCGAAGCGCTGGCTTGGCTGGAGCGAGAACTCAATTGGGGCGTGCCACCAACGGAGCTGCGTCATCTATGCGGTCGAATCGGCGAACTTTATGTCGCTATGCTCACGAACGGGCAAATGGCCACGGAAGTAAATCAGCGTGGCTATGACGTGGTGAGCGGCGGAGGTGAGCGAATCTCGGTGAAAACCACCGCTCAGACTGGCTATGACGGTCACGCCACATTTAATCCAAATTCACTCGATCAAGTTGATCGCATCGTAGTGCTGAGGATCAACACGGAAGAGATGCAGGTTGAAGTTTTGGTGGATGGGTCGGTCAATGAAGTCCGCAAACTGATGGGAGGCGACGGAAATAAGCTCGCGCTTCCTTACCGAAAACTTGTCAAACGAACAAAGCCAGAGAGCGTAATTCCGGCGATCAAACAGGTAGAAATCAACGGCTACGTCGTCAAAGAACTAGAGAGTGGAACGATCGAAGTTTTGCGAGGAGAGATTCCGCAGCATCCCGCCAAACCGATCCTTCGTGAAATCGCGAGTTCGTTGAACATCGGTCTTCTGAATGCGAATGGAAATCCACATAACACGCGCTCGCTCGGCAGCCAGATTGTGAAGTCCGTGCAAGAGCTCACGGCAATTCCGCCAGGGGAACAAAGCTAG